In the genome of Streptomyces sp. SAI-127, the window CCTGGCTCCGCATCATGATCTTCCGGCCCGGCGTCAACTTCTACGCGTACACCAAGGAAGTCAGCCGGCTAAAGCGCATGGTGGCGCCCAACCCGCCTGCCAACTTCCGCTGGGTCTACAGCTACGGCGGCCGGGAGGACCACCTGCTGGACCCGAGCAGGGACCGCGTCGCCGACGTGTACCCGGATGAGGCCGCCATCCGCGCGGACGGCTGGCACTCCCAGGACTCCAGCGACCTCCTGGCCGTCCTCGGCCCCGCCCCCGTCGGCATCCCATCCAACAACATCCCGCAGTTCCGCCGGCGCATGCAGGGCCGCACGTTCCGCCAGTGGCAGGCCGAGCAGGACGCCCGCCGCCGGGACCGGGTCAGTACGTGACCCGAGCCCTGACCGCCGCGCCCACGCCCTTCTCCATAGCAATGGTGCTCAACAGGCACATGGCGGCCTCCAGCCTCCACTCCTCGCGCTGCTCCCGGCTGGAGGCCGCCCACTCCTGCCGGGTGACCACCTTCCACGCGCTGTAGGGGAACGCCTCCACCCTCGCCTCGGCGAACACGCGCACGTGGGTGGGCGGCGGTGGCGGGGGCGGGCAGCTCGGCACAGGCATCGACGGCACTCCTCACAGTCGGGAACGGCGCGGCGGGCACTGTACGCCCACCGTCCACCACCACACCCCCAGGCGGAACTTGCGCTTCCGCTTATCCTTCTCCGTCGCCCAGGACACCGAGCAGGGGGATAAGCCCATGTCACAGGCGACGTACGTGCGCACCGAACAGGTGCCGCTGGAAGACCTGAGCCTGTACCCGGGCAACGCCCGCAAGGGCGACGTGCGCCTCATCCTGGAGAGCCTGCGCGCCAGCGGGCAGTACCGCTCCCTCATCGCCCGCCAGACGCCGGACGGCCTGGTCGTCCTCGCCGGCAACCACACCATGCTGGCGCTCGCCCTCCACGGCCGCGGCCCCTGCACCTCCTCCATCCCCACCGCTGCCCGCCCGGACGCCGACTGCGCCGTCTGCCACGGCCTCCCCTGGGCCCCCGCCGCGCGCGTCGAGATCGTGGAGTGCGACGAGGAGACCGCGCGCCGGATCAACCTCGTGGACAACCGGGCCGCCGAGAAAGGCGACTGGGACCTGGACGGCCTGGTCGAGCTGCTCTCCTACCTGCCGGACCTGGACGGCACCGGCTACAGCGACGCGGACGTGGAGCGCCTGCTGGCACCGCCCCCCTCCCTCGAGGAACTGGCCGACACCTACGCCCCGCGCGAGGACTACGGCGACGAGCAGCCGGCCCGCGCCGCCGTCCCGGCCGGGGACGCCACCGGCGACGACGAGCAGGGGAGCGGCCTGTGGCCCGTGCTGCGCCTGCGCATCCCGCCCGCCGTCCGGGATGAGTTCTACGCCGCCACCGCCACCTGCCCCCGCTCCGCCGACGACGGCGCCCGCCTCGCCTGGCTGCTGGAACTCACCCGCCCGACCCGAGAGGACTCCCCCAAATGACCTCCGCCACCTACCTGCGCACCGACACCATCCCGGTGGACCGGCTCACGCCGTACCCAGGCAACGCAAAGCGCGGCGACGTGCCGGCGATCCTGGCCAGCCTGCGCAAGAACGGGCAGTACCGCGGCCTGGTGGTCCGTCAGCAGCCTGACGGCGCCCTCGTGGTGCTCGCCGGCAACCACACCCGTCAAGCCCTCTTCGAGCACGGCCCCGGCGACTGCGGCGTCAAGGCCTGCGGCGTCTGCCGGAACAGCCCGCACTGGGTCCCGGCCGCGCGCTGCGACGTCGTGGAGTGCGACGACAAGACGGCGCTGCGCGTGAACCTCGCCGACAACCGCACCTCAGACCTTGGAACGTACGACTACGCCGGCCTGGCCGAGCTGCTCGGCACCCTCGGCGACGTCGACGGCACCGGCTACAGCGACCAGGACGTCGCCGACATCACCGCCCTGGTGGACCTGCCCGACGACGACGAGCCCGTGCGCGGCGCCCCGGAGCGCTCCGCCCGGGCCGCCGGCGACGAGGACGGCGACCTGGACACCAACCCGGAAGTGTTCAACCCCGTCATCAGCCTCCGCGTGCCTCACGCCGTGTTCGACCGCTGGCGCGCTGCCCTGGACGCCCACCCCGGCCAGGACGACGGCGCCAAGCTCCTCGGCCTGTTGAACGAGGTGGAGACGGCCCGGGCCGGGGCCGCGGCATGAGCACCCCGCAGCCGTTCAAGGCCCTGACCTCATACGCGTACTTCCGCACGCCGATCTTCGCGCCCTTCTTGGAGGAGCTGCACGTGGGCCCGACCCAGGTGTTCGGGGACTCCGGGGCGCACTCCGCGCGCACCCTCGGCATCACCCTCACCGTCGAGGACTACGCCGCGTGGTGCCACCAGCACGACCGCCGGCTGACCCTGTACGCCAACCTGGACGTGATCGGCGCCCCAGAGGCCACCTGGCGCAACCAGAAGCGGCTGGAGCAGGAGCACGGCCTGGAGCCGATCCCCGTCTTCCACACCGGGGAGCCCTGGCACTGGCTGGAGCGCTACCTGGACGAGGGATACACGTACATCGCCCTCGGCAAGCTCCTCGGCAACCCTCTTCCGGACGTCCTCACCTGGTTGGACAAGGTGTTCCGCATCGCGGATGGCCGCGCCGTCTTCCACGGGTTCGGCCTCACCGTGGACCGGGCCCTGCGGGAGTTCCCGTTCTACTCCGTGGACTCCTCCACCTGGACCGCCGGGTTCCGTTTCGGGATCATCCGCCTTTTCGACAACGCCACCGGCCGGTGGGTGACCCTCCTCCAGCGCGACCGCCAGGCCCTGCTCCAGCACCGGGACCTCATCCGCCACCACCACGCCAACCCGCTGGCGTTCGCGTCCAAGGCCACCCAGGACAACACCGCGGCAGCCGTCACCGCGGCGGTCGCCTGGCGCCGCTTCGAGGCGTACATCCGCGCCCGCCACGGCCCCATCGCCATCCCGCCCGGCCCGCACAACGCCGTAACCCGCAACGGCGCCCAGGCCGCGCCCGGACTCCACCTGTACCTGGCGGAGTCCACCACCACCAACCTGCGCCGCGCAGCTGGCGGCGTCCGCACCCTCCAGCAGGAAGCACGAGCATGACCACACCCGAGCCCGAGCAGCCGGCCCCGGCCGCCGAGGTGCTGGACCGCACCGTCACGGTCGGCCCCATCGCCGTCTTCTTCACCAACGTCAACCGGGCCATGAACCTGCGCGCCCACTCCCACACCGGCGCCGTCACCGTCGTCTACGACACGATCGGCCGCCACGGCTACCCCTCGTTCGCCGACACCAACCAGGCCCTGGAGCGGTACATCCACGCCCTGACCCGGGCCGTGTTCAAAGACGCCACCAACGAGGACATCGCCGACCGCCTGTTCGCCCACCTGGACGGCTACGTAGACCACGCCTGGGAGAGCTGGGGCGGCCACTACCGGCTGCGCGCCGTCCACCTGGACGTCATCGGCGTCCGCGACGCCATCGGCCACGACACCGGAACCACCCGCTACACCGTCGCCCGCCCCCACCACACGGAGCTCCAGCCATGACCAACCTCGTGACGATCCGCCACAACTTCGAGACGGCGCACCGCCTCCCGCACCTGCCCGGCAAGTGCCAGTCCCTCCACGGCCACTCCTGGTGGGCGGAGGTCACCGTGGCCGCCCCGGACCTGTCCCCGGCCGGGATGGTCGTGGAGTTCGGCGCCTTCAAGAAGGAGCTGCGCGCCTGGATCGACCAGCACCTGGACCACGGCGCCATGCTCGGCGCTCAGGACGCCCTCCTGCCCATCCTGCGCGCCCACGGCTCCAAGGTCTACGAGGTGACCCGCTGGCCCACCGTGGAGGCCACAGCTGAGCTACTCGCCCACGTCGCCGGCGACATCCTGTTCGGCCTGGACCACGCCTACCGCGCTTACATCTCCCGCGTCCACATCACAGAGACCCACGCCAACGGCGCCACCTGGGAGCAGACCGACCCGTTCGAGGACGCCTCGTGACCGCCCTGGACGTCGACACCAACGACACCCTCGTCGTCCGGGAGGTCTTCGGGCCCACCGTGCAAGGCGAGGGACCGAGCACCGGCCGCCGCTGCTCGTTCATCCGCCTCGGCGGCTGCAACCTGACGTGCACCTGGTGCGACACCCCAGAGACCTGGGACGCCGGCCGCTACAACCTGCGCGAGACCCTCACCCGCCGCCCCATCCACCAGATCCTGGCCCACGCCCTGCAGGGCGACCCCGCCATGGTCGTCATCACCGGCGGTGAACCCCTCCTCCATCAGCGCAAAGACGGCTGGCGGGCCCTCCTCGGCGCGCTCATCCTCGCCGGGGCGGAGATCGAGGTGGAGACCAACGGCACCCAGGAGCCCACCGAGCACACCGCCCGCTGGGTCACCCGCTTCAACGTCTCACCCAAGCTCGCCCACGCCGGGGACCCCGCGGAGAAGCGCATCCGCCCGGGCGCCCTGTACGCCCTCCATGACACCCGCAAAGCCTGCTTCAAGTTCGTGTGCCGCGGCCTG includes:
- a CDS encoding 6-carboxytetrahydropterin synthase is translated as MTNLVTIRHNFETAHRLPHLPGKCQSLHGHSWWAEVTVAAPDLSPAGMVVEFGAFKKELRAWIDQHLDHGAMLGAQDALLPILRAHGSKVYEVTRWPTVEATAELLAHVAGDILFGLDHAYRAYISRVHITETHANGATWEQTDPFEDAS
- a CDS encoding 7-carboxy-7-deazaguanine synthase QueE is translated as MTALDVDTNDTLVVREVFGPTVQGEGPSTGRRCSFIRLGGCNLTCTWCDTPETWDAGRYNLRETLTRRPIHQILAHALQGDPAMVVITGGEPLLHQRKDGWRALLGALILAGAEIEVETNGTQEPTEHTARWVTRFNVSPKLAHAGDPAEKRIRPGALYALHDTRKACFKFVCRGLDDLREVQAFTAAHAIDPERVWIMPEGTDNATITRRLSELADPAIAAGFNVSPRLHVAIWGDEKGR
- a CDS encoding ParB N-terminal domain-containing protein, yielding MTSATYLRTDTIPVDRLTPYPGNAKRGDVPAILASLRKNGQYRGLVVRQQPDGALVVLAGNHTRQALFEHGPGDCGVKACGVCRNSPHWVPAARCDVVECDDKTALRVNLADNRTSDLGTYDYAGLAELLGTLGDVDGTGYSDQDVADITALVDLPDDDEPVRGAPERSARAAGDEDGDLDTNPEVFNPVISLRVPHAVFDRWRAALDAHPGQDDGAKLLGLLNEVETARAGAAA